Within the Papaver somniferum cultivar HN1 unplaced genomic scaffold, ASM357369v1 unplaced-scaffold_132, whole genome shotgun sequence genome, the region GCATGGTTCTGTAATACGTAATTAACCATGCAAAATTCATGCATATGATTCTTGCGCCATGGTGAAGTCGGTTCactaactttttcttttcttgttgttgtgtATCATTTTTGTCAATTGTGAtagcaatttctgaaaaactcACTATGAACTTTTCATATCTGAAAACAAATTAATATTGATCAATAGTAATTCTCTTACTAGTATTTGAAAGTTAAAGAGTCGTTTATACTTTTTGAAAAGATAATCAAATCTACTGATTATCTTCTAGTGTTTATTCTGTCAGAGAATTCTCATCAAGATAAGAGAATCCTTGTGTCAGAGACTCAGAAAAAAACCAAGACCTAAATGGGAATTTTAGTTCTTCCGGCCGGATCCTGTAGTCCAGGAGCCAAAATACCTAATTAAATCACATTTGTTGACACGCGTCCTTTACGGTAGGACCATTTGACACCATTTTCTAGGTAACCCCAATTAACTCAATAAGAGGTTAGCTGTTGAAATTTGAATGTTCAAATGAACAGTCAACCTAGCTACCATCTAGTCAGAAACCTGTTATTTGAACTCTACAGTATTAATTCCTCCTCACCTAGGAGGATAACGCGCCAAAGTCTGGAAATCAGATCCATGTTCGCAAGATGAGTAGGATAGAACACTGCATTAGCCTCTGGAGGATGCAGGTGAGAATAGGAGTTCCATAACAGCTAGAAGTTAGCAGATTTTCACCATATCAACATTTAAGTACACGACATCTCCTCTATTATGCGGATGTAATTGTTATATCTTgcgttcttttatcaatacaatcTTCATTGGTTAAATTTGTTTATATCATGCAGAGAGGTGCAGGATAGGTTCAACACCACAGAATGAATGGTACTTCTTCAGTCATAAAGACAGGAAGTATCCTACAGGCTCAAGGACAAATAGAGCAACCAGTGCTGGATTCTGGAAGGCAACCGGGAGAGACAAGTGCATTAGGAACAGCTTCAAGAAGATTGGTATGAGGAAAACCCTGGTTTTTTATCGAGGTCGAGCTCCTCATGGCCAAAAGACTGACTGGATCATGCACGAGTACCGGCTCGAGGACATTGATGATGCGCAAGGCAATGTTAGTGTAAGTAGTTCCACCCCGGATAATTAGTTATATGATTGATTCCCTAGCTGTACCTTAATATAGATAGTTTAGTCCCTACCATGCATATTGAATCACCTTTAGCTATATCTATCCAATGAATTCAAGCCCTACAACTCAAAAGCTAAAGCCAACCCCTACGGTAACGTTAAGCCTTTGTGCAGTAAAACCAGTGGCTCGTTCACTCATCCTGTAAGTCATCATCTATCTACACTCACGCATGATTAGTTGTAAATGATGTGAGATGCAATTGCATCCGAATCCATGGATAAAGGGGGTCAGAAGGCGGAGACATATATGAAGGCATTTTTGGCTTATAGTCCCAAAAGCATTATATAGATAGAATTACAGATGAGTAATTTAAGTATATGATAATTGATATGTGGTTTACCACTGCTTCGTGCTCGCATCTTAGTTTGCTTTTTTTCAAATGGTTCGTCATAGTTCATATATAGCCTTGCTCTGTAATGCTTCTTAAGACCCTCAGTTTCAAATCAAATAGAATACATCGTTAAGTTTTAAAAGCATGCACGTCCCATTCACCTTACATTCTCTTTAATTTGGAGTTTCTTACCAATAAAACCTTACTTAAAAAGTTAAAAACCCTTCATCTCCTTCAACAAAATTGGTAGCACCACCACCAACGAATTCCCCAACATGAAAACACACTATTATGCTTGGTCTAGTCTAGTTCCTAGCAAGGCTCACCAAACTGATTTCCTCAAGATCAATTAATGAGAGAACCATAAAATGCCCAAATTAACGAGAGTTTAAGTAATCATCAAGTAAAAAACTTAAACTAAGTAAACAAGTAGTTTAATAACGTTGACTCTTTGTATGCACGTGATTAGCCATGTGAGAACACGTAAGTCCCAAGTTTAACCTAGTTTAGTAAGAATGAAGGTACATACAAAGTAAAAGGTTCTCTTACATCAAATTAAGTTGAGTTTAATTACTAATTGGTTGGAAGTGAACTAGAAACTAAGCAATGTAAATCTCTTTTGCAATATTGTCTGGTTTTGTCATTGGTTTAGTAAATTAATGGTGCACCAGTGCTGCATGTATTTGCCAAGTTATTGTCATGGGATTTGGGCATCGAGATCCCCTTTGTCCCGGCTTAGGTTTCTTTTCGCATCCCACTTATTTTGGTTAACATTAATTAGGATTCTTCTTTCAACCATTTCAAAAGGATACATGAGTTTCATGCATTATTGAGGTGTTACATAATACATAGAGCTACATGAAAAGGATTCTTCTTTGTTCCATGTGCATTTATCCTTGGACCGACGTAGAGTGCTAGCAACAATATTGAGACTTGGGAGCACTAGCTAGTTGTACAAGGTATAGTTTCAAGTTTTAATAACTGGGCGTTTTATGATTACGTAGGAAGATGGCTGGGTAGTATGCAGAGTCTTTAAAAAGAAGAATTTATTTAAGGTAGCAGGAAATGATCATCTACAGGGAggaggtagcagcagcagcatcgGTAATGCAgatcatcaacaccaccaccatttACTCATGAACAATGCGACCGCAAATAATCAGCAAAGAGCAACCTTGACAGCAAACAACAATACTATTCATAATCACCAGGAATATCTTCGTCGACAACATGGTCATCAGCAAATAAACACAAGTTTCGATCTCTACAAACCTGTAGACCTCGCTTTACATTACTCTCATCTTTCAGCCCCTTCAACTGAtcctcatcaccaccaccattacatgCAACAACAACAAACTAATACTGATCATGACCTTCTTCAAATTCAACAACCAATGGGCGGGGGATCATACCATGATTATAACTCTGCTAATCCTGCAATGCTCAAGCAGCTTTTGTCGAATCAGAGAGATTGTGACAGCGGGGGTGATAGTTTAGTAGTTGCTACAGGGCAAGTGCATGAATATCCACCAAATGCAGCTGTTATTGAAATGGGCTTAGATATAGTAGGAACGACAACTACGTCATGTGAACCGACTGCAACACAGCAGATGATGGgcggaggaagagatgatgaacaCGATCAGCACCCCCATAATCATCAACAAGGGTTGAACGATTGGGCCATGCTTGATCGATTAGTCATGACTAATAACAACACTAATACTAATCATGATATTGGTCAGAATcaagaagaatcttcttcttcaaaaggggTGGCTAAATTTGGTGATCATCAGGATGAAGTGCATCAACAACAAACAAATGCTTCGTCATCATCGACTCAACAAATAAATCCACTCTCACTTCGTGGTGAAATGATGGATTTTTGGGGGTATGGAAAATAATAATGAGAACGATAAGCCATGCATACATACATAAGCATTCGATTTATTATCAGTtaaatatgtatttatttttataataattaTTAAGTTGATGTGATATTAGATGGACATGAGTCGAATTAAATTATAGCCTGTTATTAGTGACATTCAAATAAGGGATTGTATTACGATGCTGGTTTCCTAGACCAGATTATGCAAAACATTTTGGCACGTGATAGACCACGAACGATTAGCCTGCTGCTTGCATTTGGAATTGAAGAAACGTAGCGTAGATACGTGAAAAATGTCAAAGTAGAGTGTCAACCTCCCCACTTCCAAGAAGAGATGCTAAAGAGTATTCCCTTCAAGGTTGGGGAAGTCTCCCCATATCCCAGAGAAAGCGCTACATAGCGCCTCTTCCCTGTTGACAGGCACGTGCACAGTCCAAATCATGTGGGTTCATAAAGAAAAATCTAAGGTACACTTGTATCTAGGGCTGCACAGGAACCGTCCCGTCCCGTGGAACTGTCCCAGAACCGTAGGAACCGTCCCGGTACCGAGGTCAgatgggacaggtacaagtaccaaaaacCGGTACCGGCCAGGCCCTAGAATAGGTACAAGTAACGGTCCTAGGCTATTCTCGTCCCGTCCCGTAGTACTGCATCCTATATCCGTTGAtattggagattaaatctagGTCGTTGATAGTAGGGGTTATACCCTTTTCTACCTTATTCTCCATTTCTCCGCCATTTATTTTCtccttatttccttcttcttcttcttattttcgtCAGCCAACAAGCGTCAAACATTGTAGCTGAATCACCGAATTCAAACGCGAAAGGGAAAGAGAAAatggaagaagaacaagaagaagaagtaagaatGGATAGTAAATCTGATAATGTCTTTGGaatttttttctcataagaagacgGAAAATTAATTAAGGGTTCAAGTGAtagtttaatcattatttttgttttgtatctATAATGGAAGGGATAACTGGACTTTAGTACTCAGGTTGTGTCCAATACTAGCctttggtctaatatttgtccaacgttggggcttggtacctggactggacgttgactcGTGCTGACTTTGTTAAGTGATAATGTCTCTAATTTTTTACTTTTTAAATGTGTAAATACTAATTCAGTTGTGACTTTTGTAACAAAGACCTGTGAAGTCACTAACGTTTGTTGTTGCAGAGATGATTAGAATTGTGTTCAGTTAGGGTTTTCATTCTTAACTGTGTTTAATTCATTCTGTGAATACATTCATCTAAGAATCAATACCCATGACACCAATTCTCTGCATCAACACTTCAGTTCCATGGAAATTCATCACCAAACATCTCAGGCACAGAATCATCACAAACCCTTGAAAATAACAACAAACAATCAATTTCTCTACCATCTTGAACTTCTTCTCGATCTGAAACAACAGCAGTtcattcttctccttctcctgaAACCCATCAATCCCTAACCATCAAATTCATCTCAATTTCTTCACGCTTGCAATTAAAAGTAAATTCAACACAAACTCATTTCAGCTCCGTCTTCACTGATTCTTCTTCCTAACTCTATCTTTATCTCAATTCAACTATCAGACCCCATAAATAAAAGCTTAACTTCTAACCTGTTCCAAGTTATTACCACAAACCGATTTAACCATTGAGCATCACTAATTCATAATTCGAACCATTCTTATGATCAACAACAGATTCATCTTCCAATTTCTGCTCAAAACCCTATCTCTTGAATCTTTCATTACCAAAAAACCCCTAACTTTCTGTTCTTGTTACAAACCAACAGATCCTTAATCTCTCTGTCAAATTGAATCAcaccaaaccctaactttatttCTTCATCCTGTTCATCACTGCAACTTCAATCTCACATCAAAACCTAACCTCAATTGATTCTTCAGTTCACAGCAAcacaacatcttcttctttataCAGATCGAAGCCATCCTTCCTCTTCACTGTGTTCGTCAATTTCAGACAAAGAGGTCTCAAATAACTACCTCCATTTTTCCTCTCTCAGTTTCATGTGAAATTCAAATAAGAATTGATCTAATAGGGGTCCAACTATGGGCTTGAGTTGGAATTTCGATTaggatttagggtttcaattgctTCACAATAGAATTGATTCAACAGGGGTTTAACTGTGGGTTTGAATAGGAATTTTGGTTGGGAttttattagggtttcaattggATTTGATGAAGAAAATTAGTGATATAATTTTAGGGTTCTTATTTTCTTCTGGAAATGTTTCAAATGCTACTGTTTGGTTCTGCCCTATTAATGGTGGTCGAACTTGAGAAAAGGGTACACTGCTGACGACGCTATTAACAACGTTAaataatcaaattttattttatttttttaataattggTAAACAGAAGTCAAGATTTTAATGGTCAATGAgggtcaacgtccagtccaggtaccaatccctaacgttggacaaatgttaaacCAAAGACTAGtgttggacaaaacctgagtactaaaATCTAATTATCCCATAATGGAATGGTCTAAATGTAAATCTCGTTGCCCTTTATGCAAACAGAGATTCAATATCATTATTTGTCCACCTAAAGATGGAGTTTTTATGAACAAATGAGTAGTTAATGTTCCTACTCATAATCAGGTCAGTCTTCTTTCATCGTTTCTGATTCTaatttgtgttcatttatgtTTAAGCTTATTATTTCTATAAATTTCAGTTTTAGCTGTGGAAACGTTCCCACTACACAGTATCAACTATTGAGATAATAGTAATGTACTGTTGGGAAGTTTCTTTGTCTCAATTTTTCACGTGGGGGTAGCTTTTGTTTACCAAAACAAAACTACAGGATGTGAAGACAATTGCTTTTGTTTACCAAAACAAAAGTACACAACAGATGAACACAATAAATGTTCCTACATGTTAGACTTTTACAATGTGAAAGTGTATGAAGCAGTTTAGGTACAACACAGAGTAGTCCTTAATTCAAGGACCATTGTCGCAAGCAAGAGCCTATAAAAGGGATCCTTTATCAGCTTGTTTAAGCATCGCAGAGTTTCACAACTCAAGTAGCTGCGACAAGAGATAAAGAGAGTTAACTTTCTTTTGTGTTCAGAGAGTTGTGAGTGAGACTTTATTTATAAGGTCTTGGTGAAGAAATCAGTGTCTAATCTTCTTGAATCATTATAGTGAAACAATCTTCATTGTCCGTGTATGTGGgcaacttgccgaaccacgtaaatcgctGTGTGCTTCTTCTTTTCATTGACTGTTTCTGTTTCATCTAGGTGTGTTTTCTCACTGATCTACTTTCCGCAATAATCAAAGGTGATAGTAGTGCACGACTATTTCTCTACAACTGGTATCCGAGCCGAGTACTTAGATCGAAGGAGAAGAAAATGACATCAAaacttggaaaaacttcaaatgtaAAGTTTGAGGTGGAGAAATTCAATGGGAAGATTAATTTTAGCCTGTGGCAAGTACAGGTTAAGGATATGTTGATTCAACAAGGTTTACAAAAAACTTTGTTGGGATCTTCAGGGAAACCCGAGGATGTAAACGATGAAGATTAGAAGGATCTTGATCTTCAAGCATGTAGTAGCATCAGACTATGCTTGGAGAAAGAGATCACATATAATGTGATGCAGGAAACATCAGCTgcaaaaatatggaagaaactcGAGTCGCTTTATATGGCGAGATCTCTCACGAGTAAGCTTCATTTGAAAAAGCAATTATATTCTTTTCGGATGAAGGAGGGTGTTAATATTAATGAACACTTGTGCGAGTTTAACAGAATACTCACTGATTTGTTAAACGTCGGAATCATTATATATGATGAGGATAAGGATTTACTTTTCATATGTTCTCTTCCTTCTTCTTATGAGCATTTAATTATCACCTTGTCGCACGGAAAAGACACTGTCAAACTTGATGATATCACGGGATCCTTGCTCTCTGATGAATTTAGAAAGAAGGATCTTGAGCGGCCAGCTGATGGGTTGTTTGTCAGCGGAAGAACAAATGAAAGAAAGCCAAGAAAATTCAATGGCAAATCTAGATTCAAATCCAAACCTAAAGGGGATCTAGAATGCTATTGGTGTCACGATAAAGGTCACATGAAGCGGGATTGTCTTAAATTTAAGGCAAGTAACAGGAAGAAAGAGGTTAAACAAGCGGCGCTGGTTACTGAagttgcttcagatgattcaggCGATGTTCTAGCTGTTACTTCACACGACAATACTACGGATAGTTGGATTCTTGATTCAGCATGTTCATATCACATGAGTCCCAGTAGGAACTGGTTTTCTACATATAAAGAATTGAACATCGGTTCAGTTTTGATGGGTAATAATCATGCCTGCAAAACTGTAGGTATTGGTACGATAAGgatcaagatgcatgatggtgTTGTAAGAACTTTAACTGATGTTAGACATATTCCTGAACTTCGTAAAAATCTCATCTCGGTGGGATCGTTGGACTCAAGCGGCTATAAAATTACTGTCAAAGATGGAGTTCTTCAAGTTCTTCGTGGAGCGGTCGTTTTAATTCGTGGCAACAAACAAGGAAATCTGTACTTCCTTGATGGAAGCACAATAACAGGAGGAGCTGCTATAACACAAGCAGCAAAGTCGGAGTTATCCAACACAAGACTGTGGCACATGCGGTTAGGCCATATGAGTGAAAAGGGTACGACTATATTAATCAAGCGAGGACTTCTTACTGGTGTTAAGTCCGTCAAACTGGGGTTTTGCGAGCACTGCATTTTTTGCAAGCAACATCGAACCAAATTTGGAAGTGCAGTTCATAACACTAAGGAACGACTTGATTATGTTCACATTGATGTGTGGGGACCTTCAAGGTTTACTTCATTTGGAGGCTCAAGATATTTTGTCTctttcattgatgattatacACGAAGAGTATGGGTTTATCCCATGGCGTCTAAAGATCAAGTCTTTGACATTTTCTTGAAGTGGAAAGCGATGACCGAAAAGCAGACTGTCAGGAAACTCAAGTGTCTTCGTTCGGATAATGGGGGGAATATGAATCTGATCAGTTTATAAAGTATTGTCAGAAGGAAGGTATCACAAGGCATTATACAATGAAAGGGACACCACAACAGAATGGGGTGGCGGAAAGAATGAATCGCACCCTATTAGAGAGAACACGGTGCATGCTATCCAATGCTAAATTGGGTGGAGAGTTTTGGGCAGAGGCATTAAACACGGCCTGTTTTCTCATCAATAGATCACCATCAAAGGCTTTAGACCGCAAGATTCCATATGAGTTATGGTCTGGGAAGCCTGTAGTGTTGAATTCTCTAAAAATCTTTGGGTGTGCTGCATATTTTCATGTGCAAAATAACAAACTTGAGCCAAGAGCCAAGAAGGGTATTTTCTTGGGATACCAAAGAGGCGTTAAGGGATACAGGTTGTGGTGCCCAGAATTGGGTAAATTTGTGGTGAGCAGAGATGTTACATTTGATGAGTCACTGATGTTATCCTCCGGTGTGGTTGACTATCAGGTGGAGCCAAGTAGAGATGGTGGATCTCAAGTTTTTGAGATTGATACTCAACATGATTCTATAAATGAAGAAATGCAGCAAAATACTTTTATAGATGAGGAGGTTACCAATGAAGTTAACCTAGAACAACAAGAAGAACAACCATTAATTGCACGCGATAGACCAAGAAGAGCAATTGTGAATCCAGCAAGGTTCCAAGACACTGTGGTTTTTGCATTAACAATGTTTGATGAAGCTCCTTCTAGTTTCAAAGAAGCGTTAAAGGATCCTCATGTGGAGGATTGGAAATTGGCTATGGAAGAGGAAATGCAATCTTTTCGCAAAAATCAAACTTGGGAATTGGTACCATTACCAAAGGGAAAGAACTCTATAGGAAACAAGTGGGTTTTTACCAAGAAAGATGGTGTTTCGGGCTCCAAAAACGGTGTACGGTATAAGGCGCGATTAGTAGCAAAAGGTTATGCACAATTGGAAGGAGTTGACTACCATGAAATCTTCTCTCCGGTGGTAAACACACTTCTATTCGGGTCCTTTTGGCTATggtggtgatgagtgccaaatattgtatatatttgcacctttttattggcatttaattcatcatttgtgcactaactctccattttatcccatattctgtgttttcgttgttttcaagaataaatatttttctcaattaattttgcatttttaggtactaaataaagcctggttaactcacggagcgaaaagagcaaagacacgggaaaaagccgaaggaaactctagcagaaaagaagtgaagaatgcggtatggaagactcaaggatgaaaatgggcttaacaaggaagaaattgttcttaaagaagaagtgggctcaagattacctaagcccaaatccatttcctaaacccaaacccatatcataaacccaaaatccaaacccaaacccgcttctctcctTAGTCGTCAGATTGGATAcattccatcatctaacggtcgcttcatcagagtacatcgagctttgatgttcttgtctaacactatagcacctaactccatcttggaccgtcagttttgatgtattccatatccaacggtcgctccacatccacttccatcgcgccgttggatcattctctcatcttttcatccaacatcttcccttcgctgacatcaaaatttgatgatcccgctcaacaccataacctagaatacctatacccaaaacaaacagcccctaacccattcttctctcgagctcttcttccccttcttcccaaaagttgcagagcctgcaaatccCTCTCCCCGACACCACCAGCGTCTGCTCCACCATCTCCCAtccctcgagttccaccaccacaaccacccgacaaaaacccatctccctagtttccctctctatcattcctagcatcattcctggatgctatgaattaggcagtgagaagctagggttaactaggagcgcaaagaagaccaagaaggcatgggttcgtagcagaagaggaaaggaaggacgagcaagagagcagaggagacaaattcagagaatcagtgagtgaattctcgattttcaaaattcgggttctttcaaaattagggtttagaaattagggatttcatgtaaaactataaatagaagatggtattgtgtgtgtgtgggtatgcccgggctagccggagcaccaagctcttagtgttctgtaattttactatttcatctgtttcatccagtagtataattt harbors:
- the LOC113332674 gene encoding protein BEARSKIN2-like, translated to MASSNGGVPPGFRFHPTDEELLHYYLKKKVSFEKFDLEVIREVDLNKMEPWDLQERCRIGSTPQNEWYFFSHKDRKYPTGSRTNRATSAGFWKATGRDKCIRNSFKKIGMRKTLVFYRGRAPHGQKTDWIMHEYRLEDIDDAQGNVSEDGWVVCRVFKKKNLFKVAGNDHLQGGGSSSSIGNADHQHHHHLLMNNATANNQQRATLTANNNTIHNHQEYLRRQHGHQQINTSFDLYKPVDLALHYSHLSAPSTDPHHHHHYMQQQQTNTDHDLLQIQQPMGGGSYHDYNSANPAMLKQLLSNQRDCDSGGDSLVVATGQVHEYPPNAAVIEMGLDIVGTTTTSCEPTATQQMMGGGRDDEHDQHPHNHQQGLNDWAMLDRLVMTNNNTNTNHDIGQNQEESSSSKGVAKFGDHQDEVHQQQTNASSSSTQQINPLSLRGEMMDFWGYGK